The following proteins come from a genomic window of Anopheles ziemanni chromosome 3, idAnoZiCoDA_A2_x.2, whole genome shotgun sequence:
- the LOC131287409 gene encoding NAD-dependent protein deacylase Sirt4: MRILAGLRLQNGNGKRFSSSSIYVPAHEPALESDCRRLEKFLVDKPHILVLTGAGISTESGIPDYRSEGVGLYARSNHKPIQHGDFVKSEATRKRYWARNYVGWPRFSSIAPNVTHYTLARLEREGRIGGIVTQNVDRLHGKAGSKEVVELHGSGYEVICIGSQNERGKGCGYRIDRHEFQQILDQLNPAMEDKSTMMRPDGDVELSMEYVEGFQIPPCPQCGGNLKPEIVFFGDNVPMPRIEKIVRMIIESDGVLVLGSSLTVFSGYRIVLQAKELGLPVGIVNIGATRGDPKADLKISARCGEIMSNIFKRR, translated from the coding sequence ATGAGGATCCTCGCTGGACTGAGGCTTCAAAACGGCAATGGAAAGAGATTCAGTTCCAGCTCAATTTACGTGCCTGCACACGAGCCAGCCCTCGAGAGTGATTGCCGGAGGTTGGAGAAATTTCTCGTAGATAAACCCCACATCCTCGTGCTGACCGGTGCCGGTATATCGACGGAATCGGGCATTCCGGACTACCGTTCGGAGGGCGTGGGGCTGTACGCACGGTCGAATCATAAACCAATTCAGCACGGTGACTTTGTAAAATCGGAAGCCACCCGGAAGCGCTACTGGGCGAGAAACTATGTCGGGTGGCCACGGTTTTCGTCGATCGCTCCTAACGTTACCCACTACACGTTGGCGCGATTGGAACGCGAAGGACGCATCGGTGGGATTGTGACACAAAACGTCGACCGATTGCACGGCAAGGCGGGTTCGAAGGAGGTGGTGGAGCTGCACGGCAGCGGCTACGAGGTGATATGCATTGGAAGTCAGAACGAGCGAGGCAAAGGGTGCGGGTATCGCATTGATCGACACGAATTTCAGCAGATACTGGACCAGCTGAACCCAGCAATGGAGGATAAATCGACCATGATGCGACCGGACGGTGACGTTGAGCTTTCGATGGAGTATGTAGAGGGCTTCCAAATTCCTCCCTGCCCGCAGTGTGGCGGCAATTTGAAACCGGAGATCGTCTTTTTCGGCGACAACGTGCCAATGCCACGGATAGAGAAAATCGTGCGGATGATCATCGAATCGGATGGCGTTCTAGTACTAGGATCCAGTTTAACGGTGTTTTCTGGCTACCGGATAGTGCTGCAGGCAAAGGAACTGGGATTACCAGTTGGGATCGTAAACATTGGCGCAACACGTGGCGATCCAAAGGCTGACCTTAAAATATCAGCTCGATGTGGCGAAATAATGTCCAATATTTTTAAGCGCCGATAG
- the LOC131288970 gene encoding serine/threonine-protein phosphatase 4 catalytic subunit: MPDYSDLDRQIEQLKRCEIIKEHEVKALCAKAREILVEEGNVQRVDSPVTVCGDIHGQFYDLKELFKVGGDVPETNYLFMGDFVDRGYYSVETFLLLLALKVRYPDRITLIRGNHESRQITQVYGFYDECIRKYGSVTVWRYCTEIFDYLSLSAIIDGKIFCVHGGLSPSIQYLDQIRSIDRKQEVPHDGPMCDLLWSDPEDTHGWGVSPRGAGYLFGSDVVSQFNAANDIDMICRAHQLVMEGYKWHFNETVLTVWSAPNYCYRCGNVAAILELNENLQRDFTIFEAAPQESRGIPSKKPQADYFL, translated from the exons ATGCCGGACTACAGCGACCTGGACAGACAGATCGAACAGCTGAAACGATGCGAAATTATCAAGGAACACGAGGTGAAGGCACTGTGCGCAAAGGCTCGCGAAATCCTCGTCGAGGAAGGCAACGTGCAGCGTGTTGATTCACCGGTCACGGTGTGCGGTGACATACATGGCCAGTTCTACGATCTTAAGGAACTTTTCAAGGTCGGGGGCGACGTGCCGGAGACGAATTACCTGTTCATGGGCGACTTCGTCGACCGAGGCTACTACAGTGTAGAAACATTCCTGCTCTTGCTCGCCCTCAAGGTGCGCTACCCCGATCGAATCACGCTGATCCGAGGCAACCACGAGTCGCGCCAGATAACGCAAGTATACGGGTTTTACGACGAGTGTATCCGGAAGTACGGCTCGGTCACAGTGTGGCGCTACTGCACCGAAATATTCGACTACCTGTCCCTGTCGGCCATCATCGATGGGAAAATATTCTGCGTACATGGTGGCCTCTCTCCATCCATTCAGTATTTAGATCAGATTCGTTCCATCGATCGCAAGCAAGAAGTGCCCCACGACGGCCCCATGTGTGACCTCCTGTGGAGCGATCCAGAAGACACCCATGGCTGGGGCGTGTCGCCGCGAGGGGCTGGGTATTTGTTCGGCTCGGATGTAGTTTCACAGTTTAACGCCGCCAACGACATAGACATGATATGCCGGGCTCATCAGCTCGTCATGGAGGGCTACAAATGGCACTTCAACGAAACTGTGCTCACAGTTTGGTCTGCCCCGAACTATTGCTACAG ATGCGGCAATGTAGCAGCTATACTAGAATTGAACGAAAACCTTCAGCGGGACTTTACTATTTTTGAAGCGGCACCGCAGGAAAGTCGTGGTATACCATCTAAAAAACCACAGgcggactactttttataa